The Nostoc sp. 'Lobaria pulmonaria (5183) cyanobiont' genome window below encodes:
- a CDS encoding M16 family metallopeptidase produces the protein MKRRSYMLLGFFLSLLLTIVPPSGNFTNAAIPTAVTPVSALSFTQGVQKTVLDNGLTVLTKEVHTAPVVSVQVWYKVGSRNEVKGENGISHQLEHLMFKGTNDRPVQFGRLFSALGSQFNAFTSYDETAYFGTVQRDKLEALLTLEADRMKNSLIGTEQLTSEKRVVISELQGYENSPGYRLSREVMRAAFPNRAYGLSVGGTKADVEKFTLEQVRNYYQTYYSPENATLVITGDFATEPALKVVKETFGKLSQRAKKNTPLHNASRAIDNSSASSSIADASPSTPVAKKAPILLKQPGSAALLQAVYPLPDIKHPDVPAIDLMDAILTGGRSSRLYQALVESGLASSVSGGAAELIEPGWYEIDATAAPGQELGKIAQVLQESLTKLQQQPVTSEELKRAKTQLQASYILGNQDITSQANQLGYNQTIAGDYHFIEGYLAAIAKVTPAQVQKAAKTYLNPAQQTIGFFEPTQPDGKPGSSNAGSGRTVENFSPGKPVDPAELAKYLPPATSETDSNKQSLPEEFTLKNGLKVLLLSDRNLPTINLSGQIDAGSEFDGNQKAGLANITANNLMNGTQTKNALTLAKTLEDLGAGLSFSASREGTNVSGEGLSANLPILIQTLADVLENATFPADQLELSRQRALTSLKVQLDDPRGLGRQVFQQAIYPENHPFHSFPTGESLKTITRDDLLGFYQTHYRPDTTTIAIVGDFDRVKVKALLNQVFGKWQATGKPPVLKIQTVPFPQTLTRVNKVIPGKAEAVTYIGYNGISRKDPRYYAALVLNQILGGDTLASRLGTEVRDRQGLTYGIYSGFAAGINPGPFLIQMQTAPGDAQKAIASTLALLKQLREQGVTEAEFNAAKRSITNSYPVDLANPSNVSSIILDNAVLGLSRSEIREFPQRIQAVTMANMQQAIENLIKPENLVIVTAGPGDAVTKGN, from the coding sequence ATGAAACGGCGATCGTACATGCTTCTAGGATTTTTCCTCAGCCTGCTTTTAACTATCGTGCCCCCCTCAGGCAATTTCACTAATGCTGCAATACCAACAGCAGTCACACCTGTCTCTGCTCTCTCATTCACCCAAGGAGTGCAAAAAACGGTATTAGACAACGGCTTAACGGTACTAACTAAAGAAGTTCATACCGCTCCAGTGGTGAGTGTGCAAGTTTGGTATAAAGTTGGTTCGCGCAACGAGGTGAAGGGAGAGAATGGCATTTCTCACCAGCTAGAACATTTGATGTTCAAAGGCACAAATGACCGTCCAGTACAGTTTGGACGGTTGTTTAGTGCTTTGGGTAGCCAGTTCAATGCTTTTACTAGTTATGACGAAACAGCTTACTTTGGCACAGTGCAGCGAGACAAATTAGAAGCACTGCTGACACTGGAAGCCGATCGCATGAAAAACTCCTTAATTGGGACTGAACAACTCACCAGTGAAAAGCGGGTGGTGATCTCCGAGTTACAAGGGTACGAAAATTCACCAGGCTATCGCCTGAGTCGGGAAGTGATGCGAGCTGCTTTCCCCAATCGAGCCTATGGCTTATCGGTGGGAGGCACAAAAGCCGATGTAGAAAAATTCACGCTGGAGCAGGTACGGAATTATTACCAAACCTACTACAGCCCAGAAAATGCCACATTGGTGATTACCGGGGATTTTGCCACAGAACCCGCACTCAAAGTTGTGAAAGAAACTTTTGGTAAGTTATCGCAACGAGCAAAAAAGAATACGCCACTCCATAATGCCAGCAGAGCAATTGATAATTCCTCGGCATCTTCTTCCATTGCCGACGCTTCCCCATCTACCCCTGTTGCTAAAAAAGCGCCAATACTCCTCAAGCAACCTGGAAGTGCAGCACTATTGCAAGCGGTGTATCCTCTGCCAGATATCAAACATCCTGATGTTCCGGCAATTGATTTGATGGATGCTATTCTCACAGGTGGGCGTAGCTCTAGGCTTTATCAGGCTTTGGTGGAATCTGGACTCGCAAGTTCAGTGAGTGGTGGTGCTGCTGAACTCATCGAACCGGGTTGGTATGAAATTGATGCTACGGCGGCTCCTGGTCAAGAGTTGGGGAAAATTGCCCAGGTACTCCAGGAATCTTTAACAAAATTGCAACAGCAGCCTGTCACCTCAGAAGAGTTAAAGCGCGCGAAGACGCAACTGCAAGCCTCGTATATTTTGGGAAACCAAGATATCACTAGTCAGGCTAATCAACTGGGGTATAATCAAACGATCGCAGGGGATTATCATTTTATTGAAGGGTATCTAGCTGCGATCGCTAAAGTTACCCCTGCTCAAGTCCAGAAAGCAGCGAAAACTTACCTCAATCCGGCTCAACAAACCATCGGCTTCTTTGAGCCGACTCAACCAGATGGTAAACCAGGGAGTTCTAACGCTGGCTCTGGACGCACGGTGGAAAATTTCAGCCCTGGTAAGCCTGTAGATCCAGCAGAACTAGCAAAATATTTACCACCTGCCACATCAGAGACAGATTCTAATAAACAATCACTACCAGAAGAGTTTACCTTAAAGAATGGTTTGAAGGTTCTGCTGTTAAGCGATCGCAACCTTCCCACCATTAATCTGAGTGGACAAATTGACGCTGGTAGTGAATTTGACGGCAATCAAAAAGCTGGATTAGCGAATATAACTGCAAATAACTTAATGAATGGGACGCAGACTAAAAATGCTCTGACCCTAGCAAAAACCTTAGAAGACCTGGGAGCCGGTTTGAGCTTCAGTGCTAGCCGCGAGGGAACTAATGTTAGCGGTGAGGGACTTTCAGCAAATCTGCCAATATTGATTCAAACTCTAGCAGATGTGTTAGAAAACGCCACTTTTCCAGCCGATCAGTTAGAACTGAGTCGCCAAAGGGCACTGACAAGCCTGAAAGTCCAGCTAGATGACCCTAGAGGACTAGGACGACAAGTATTCCAGCAAGCAATTTATCCTGAAAATCATCCGTTCCACAGCTTTCCCACAGGCGAGAGTTTAAAGACCATTACTCGTGATGATTTGCTTGGCTTCTACCAGACACACTACCGACCGGATACCACAACGATCGCAATAGTTGGAGACTTCGATCGAGTTAAGGTAAAAGCTTTGCTAAATCAGGTGTTTGGTAAATGGCAAGCCACAGGTAAGCCACCTGTTCTCAAAATCCAAACCGTACCATTTCCGCAAACTTTGACACGTGTAAACAAAGTAATTCCTGGTAAAGCTGAGGCTGTGACATACATCGGCTACAATGGCATCTCTCGGAAAGATCCGCGTTATTATGCGGCACTAGTGCTAAATCAAATTTTGGGTGGTGATACCTTAGCCAGCCGCCTCGGTACGGAAGTGCGCGATCGCCAAGGTCTAACCTATGGTATATATAGTGGTTTTGCCGCCGGAATCAATCCCGGGCCGTTCTTGATTCAAATGCAAACTGCTCCTGGAGATGCCCAAAAAGCGATCGCCAGTACTCTTGCTTTACTAAAACAGTTACGCGAGCAAGGAGTTACTGAAGCTGAATTCAACGCAGCAAAACGCTCAATTACCAATAGCTACCCTGTGGATTTAGCTAATCCTAGTAATGTATCAAGTATCATTTTGGATAATGCTGTTTTAGGGCTTTCACGGTCAGAAATCCGAGAGTTTCCCCAGCGGATTCAAGCAGTTACTATGGCTAATATGCAACAGGCAATTGAAAATTTAATTAAGCCAGAAAATCTGGTGATTGTCACTGCTGGCCCTGGAGATGCTGTAACCAAAGGCAACTAA
- a CDS encoding sulfate/molybdate ABC transporter ATP-binding protein produces MGIVVENVSKQFGSFKAVDRVSLEIKSGSLVALLGPSGSGKSTLLRLISGLEMPDSGKILLTGKDATYQSVQQRNIGFVFQHYALFKHLTVRQNIAFGLEIRKAQPKKIKGRVEQLLELVQLSGLGDRYPSQLSGGQRQRVALARALAVEPEVLLLDEPFGALDAKVRKDLRAWLRRLHDEVHVTTVFVTHDQEEAMEVSDEVVVMNKGRVEQVGTPAEIYDNPATAFVMSFIGPVNVLPSTSKIFQSSGFDAPHPQVFLRPQDVILEKAANGTTTPATVSRLIHLGWEIQVELTFDDGQVLTAHLTRDRFNDLELEPLQRVYVKPKDAKSFPVSYSI; encoded by the coding sequence GTGGGTATAGTAGTTGAGAACGTCTCCAAACAATTCGGAAGTTTCAAGGCAGTCGATCGGGTCAGCCTGGAAATTAAGAGTGGTTCGTTAGTTGCGTTGCTCGGGCCATCGGGATCGGGTAAATCTACGCTATTACGGTTAATTTCAGGTTTAGAAATGCCAGATAGCGGCAAAATCCTGCTTACCGGTAAGGACGCTACATACCAAAGCGTGCAACAGCGAAATATTGGGTTTGTGTTTCAACACTATGCCCTATTCAAGCATCTGACTGTTAGGCAGAATATTGCCTTTGGCTTAGAAATTCGCAAGGCACAGCCAAAGAAAATTAAGGGGCGAGTAGAACAGTTACTGGAATTGGTGCAATTGAGTGGATTAGGCGATCGCTATCCATCACAACTTTCGGGTGGTCAAAGACAACGGGTAGCTTTAGCAAGGGCATTGGCAGTAGAACCGGAAGTTTTATTGCTAGATGAACCTTTTGGGGCACTTGATGCTAAAGTCCGCAAAGATTTACGGGCATGGTTACGCCGCCTCCATGATGAAGTTCATGTTACCACAGTTTTCGTCACCCACGACCAAGAGGAAGCAATGGAAGTTTCCGATGAGGTTGTGGTGATGAATAAAGGACGTGTGGAACAGGTGGGGACACCAGCAGAAATTTACGATAATCCCGCCACTGCATTTGTGATGAGTTTCATCGGCCCGGTGAATGTGTTACCCAGCACCTCGAAGATTTTTCAAAGCAGCGGGTTTGATGCGCCACACCCACAAGTCTTTTTGCGTCCGCAAGATGTGATTTTAGAAAAGGCTGCTAACGGTACCACTACACCTGCAACAGTAAGCCGATTGATACATTTGGGTTGGGAAATTCAGGTGGAATTAACTTTCGATGATGGACAAGTATTGACGGCGCATTTAACACGCGATCGCTTTAATGACTTAGAGTTAGAACCTCTACAGCGAGTGTATGTGAAGCCAAAGGATGCAAAGTCCTTTCCAGTGTCTTATTCAATTTGA
- the chlP gene encoding geranylgeranyl reductase produces the protein MTLRVAVIGSGPAGSSAAETLAASGIETYLFERKLDNAKPCGGAIPLCMVSEFDLPPEIIDRRVRKMKMISPSNREVDINLVNEDEYIGMCRREVLDGFLRDRAAKVGANLINATVHKLDIPGNNTDPYTIHYIDHTDGISQGIAKTLKVDLIIGADGANSRVAKEMDAGDYNYAIAFQERIRLPEDKMAYYNDLAEMYVGDDVSTDFYAWVFPKYDHVAVGTGTMHINKASIKQLQAGIRARASEKLAGGKIIKVEAHPIPEHPRPRRVVGRIALVGDAAGYVTKSSGEGIYFAAKSGRMCAETIVETSNGGSRIPTEGDLKVYLKRWDKRYGLTYKVLDILQTVFYRSDATREAFVEMCDDLDVQRLTFDSYLYKTVVPANPITQLKITAKTIGSLIRGNALAP, from the coding sequence TTGACACTACGGGTTGCTGTTATTGGGTCAGGCCCTGCTGGTTCATCTGCCGCAGAAACACTGGCAGCCTCTGGGATTGAAACCTACCTGTTTGAGCGGAAGCTAGACAATGCAAAGCCTTGTGGGGGCGCAATTCCCCTATGTATGGTGAGTGAATTTGACTTACCACCAGAGATTATCGATCGCCGGGTACGGAAGATGAAAATGATTTCGCCTTCCAATCGCGAGGTTGATATCAATCTGGTAAATGAAGATGAATATATAGGAATGTGCCGCCGGGAAGTGTTGGATGGCTTTTTGCGCGATCGCGCGGCAAAAGTAGGTGCAAATTTAATTAATGCCACTGTTCATAAACTCGATATACCAGGAAACAATACCGATCCTTATACTATTCATTACATTGACCACACAGATGGTATATCACAGGGTATAGCCAAAACTCTGAAAGTGGATCTAATTATTGGGGCGGATGGGGCTAATTCTCGCGTTGCTAAAGAAATGGACGCTGGGGATTACAATTATGCGATCGCTTTCCAAGAGCGAATTCGCTTACCCGAAGACAAAATGGCCTACTATAACGACCTCGCCGAAATGTATGTCGGTGATGACGTTTCTACCGATTTCTACGCTTGGGTTTTCCCCAAATATGACCACGTAGCTGTCGGTACTGGTACAATGCACATCAATAAAGCCAGCATCAAACAGTTACAAGCTGGTATCCGTGCCCGTGCTTCCGAGAAGCTAGCAGGCGGTAAAATCATCAAAGTCGAAGCGCACCCCATTCCTGAACATCCCCGTCCTCGTCGTGTCGTTGGTCGCATCGCATTGGTGGGAGATGCTGCTGGTTATGTTACCAAATCCTCTGGTGAAGGTATTTATTTTGCTGCTAAATCTGGGCGGATGTGTGCCGAAACCATTGTGGAAACATCTAATGGTGGTAGCCGGATTCCTACAGAAGGCGACCTGAAGGTTTACCTGAAGCGTTGGGATAAAAGATACGGACTCACTTACAAGGTGCTGGACATTCTGCAAACTGTATTCTATCGTTCTGACGCTACCCGCGAGGCATTTGTGGAAATGTGCGATGACCTCGATGTACAACGGCTAACATTCGATAGCTATCTGTATAAGACGGTTGTCCCAGCTAATCCCATCACCCAACTGAAAATTACTGCCAAAACTATTGGTAGTCTAATTCGGGGTAATGCCCTTGCACCTTAA